From the genome of Acidobacteriota bacterium, one region includes:
- a CDS encoding DinB family protein: protein MSELKRINDQLKRAFEGKAWHGPSVSEVLAGVTSEQAAAHPIAGAHSIWELTLHIATWERVGRRRIEETTPLDVSDEEDWPAVEDTSDDAWTNTLDELRRNHEALRAAVRQLDEARLEEIVPGTQYSVYFLLHGVIQHDLYHAGQIALMKKVD from the coding sequence ATGAGCGAGCTTAAAAGAATCAACGACCAACTCAAGCGAGCGTTCGAAGGCAAAGCCTGGCACGGACCATCTGTCTCTGAAGTGCTCGCCGGCGTCACTTCCGAGCAAGCCGCCGCGCATCCGATCGCGGGCGCGCACAGCATCTGGGAGCTCACCCTTCACATTGCGACTTGGGAGCGCGTCGGCCGCAGGCGCATCGAAGAAACGACGCCACTCGACGTCTCAGACGAAGAGGACTGGCCCGCAGTCGAGGACACCAGCGACGATGCCTGGACCAACACGCTTGATGAACTTCGCCGCAACCACGAGGCTCTGCGGGCAGCGGTACGGCAGCTCGATGAAGCGCGGCTCGAGGAGATCGTGCCGGGGACACAGTACTCAGTTTATTTCTTGTTGCACGGCGTGATTCAGCATGACCTTTATCATGCGGGACAGATTGCGTTGATGAAGAAGGTCGACTAG
- a CDS encoding DUF3696 domain-containing protein, with the protein MITLLRAANFKSWKNTGDIQLAPLTGLFGANSSGKTSILQILLMLKQTVESPDRRRVLHTGDDYTIVDLGTFLDLIHNHNKDTSLELAFSWTLPEPLVINDPEAENKELFEVRKLAFSAHMNEMANRTVVDRFTYKFDSHSFGMRRRAEGTVAQSDKYDLEHGDYPARRVQGRPWPLPPPVKCYGFPDEATRYYQNTGFLPDFVLAFEKMFSSIAYLGPLRDDPKRSYLWSGEQPPDVGGRGDEAVAALLAARAAGLKSGRMVKKKRRYKPIEERVLEWMQEMGLVYSFSLEPVAPNRKDYEFRVKRSKNGTEVQITDVGFGVSQILPVLVLCYYAPPYSTILLEQPEIHLHPFVQASLADVLIDVVKERNVQVIVESHSEHLLRRLQRRIAENEVSDRGIAQNLTALYFCKNDGGESRIEKLDVDEFGSIRNWPSGFFGDEMAELTAIAEAAMSRQGAKV; encoded by the coding sequence ATGATAACGCTTCTTCGAGCAGCGAACTTCAAGTCGTGGAAGAACACTGGTGACATACAGCTTGCACCACTGACCGGGTTGTTCGGAGCTAATAGCTCCGGAAAGACCAGCATACTGCAGATATTGCTGATGCTGAAGCAGACCGTTGAGTCACCGGATCGTCGTCGCGTTCTTCATACTGGGGACGACTACACAATCGTAGATCTCGGGACGTTTCTCGACCTGATCCACAATCACAACAAGGACACGTCCCTGGAGCTGGCCTTCAGTTGGACGCTGCCCGAACCGCTTGTTATCAATGACCCCGAGGCGGAAAACAAGGAGCTTTTTGAAGTAAGGAAGTTGGCGTTTTCGGCTCACATGAATGAGATGGCGAACCGAACGGTTGTCGATCGATTCACTTACAAGTTTGATTCACACTCCTTCGGGATGAGACGGCGGGCCGAAGGAACAGTTGCACAGAGCGACAAATACGACCTCGAACACGGTGACTATCCGGCAAGGCGAGTCCAAGGCCGACCATGGCCTCTTCCTCCGCCTGTGAAGTGTTATGGCTTCCCCGATGAAGCCACTCGCTACTACCAAAACACGGGTTTCTTGCCGGACTTCGTGTTGGCCTTTGAGAAGATGTTCTCGAGTATTGCGTATCTTGGGCCGCTTCGCGACGACCCGAAGCGTAGTTATCTCTGGAGCGGCGAACAACCGCCCGATGTAGGGGGTCGGGGAGACGAGGCAGTCGCTGCCCTCTTGGCCGCGCGAGCCGCAGGGCTCAAAAGCGGTCGGATGGTGAAAAAGAAGCGTAGATACAAGCCAATTGAGGAGCGCGTGCTGGAGTGGATGCAGGAAATGGGGTTGGTTTACTCTTTCTCGCTTGAGCCTGTCGCGCCGAATCGCAAGGACTATGAATTTCGGGTCAAGAGGAGCAAGAACGGCACCGAAGTGCAGATCACCGATGTTGGATTTGGCGTCTCGCAGATTCTACCCGTGTTGGTTCTTTGCTACTACGCACCTCCATATTCAACGATACTCCTCGAGCAACCTGAAATTCACCTCCATCCCTTCGTGCAAGCAAGCCTGGCAGATGTTCTGATTGACGTGGTCAAAGAGCGGAACGTACAGGTGATCGTCGAGAGTCACAGCGAACACTTGCTTAGGCGACTCCAAAGGCGCATTGCGGAGAATGAAGTCTCTGATCGAGGGATAGCGCAGAACCTTACGGCTCTCTATTTCTGCAAGAATGACGGCGGGGAGTCTAGAATCGAAAAACTGGATGTCGACGAGTTCGGAAGCATCAGGAATTGGCCTTCCGGCTTCTTCGGTGATGAAATGGCCGAGTTGACCGCGATCGCTGAGGCCGCGATGAGCCGACAGGGAGCCAAGGTATAG
- the ettA gene encoding energy-dependent translational throttle protein EttA: protein MSSAPNKIIYSMVGVGKYYDKKPVIKDIYLSYFYGAKIGVIGLNGSGKSSLLRIIAGVDNEFVGETVISPGYTTGFLEQEPRLDESKTVREIVEEGVHSTIALLKQFDQINEKFAEPMSDDEMTALLEQQGEVQEKLDAANAWDLDSRLEMAMDALRCPSGETPIKILSGGERRRVALCRLLLKQPDILLLDEPTNHLDAESVGWLEQHLKKYPGTVIAVTHDRYFLDNVAGWILELDQGRGIPWEGNYSSWLEQKQLRLANEEKSESQRQKTLQRELEWIRMSPKGRHAKSKARISSYEALLSQESESRARELEIYIPPGPRLGDVVIEAKDVSKAYGDNLLIEGMSFSLPAGGIIGVIGPNGAGKTTLFRMITGQEAPDGGMMRIGETVKLGYVDQSRDTLDANKTIWEEISGGNDMIELGKRQVNSRAYVARFNFSGADQQKKVGSLSGGERNRVHLAKMLKEVANVLLLDEPTNDLDVNTMRALEEALENFAGCAVVISHDRWFLDRIATHILAFEGESHVEWFDGNYSEYEADRRARLGAAADQPHRIKYRQLTRS, encoded by the coding sequence ATGAGCAGCGCACCAAACAAAATCATCTACTCAATGGTCGGCGTCGGGAAGTACTACGACAAGAAACCGGTCATCAAGGATATCTATCTCTCCTACTTCTACGGCGCGAAGATCGGCGTTATTGGGCTCAATGGCTCGGGAAAGAGCTCGCTGCTTCGGATCATCGCCGGCGTCGACAACGAGTTCGTAGGCGAGACCGTTATTTCACCCGGCTACACCACCGGCTTCCTCGAACAAGAGCCGCGCCTCGATGAATCCAAGACCGTCCGCGAAATCGTCGAAGAAGGCGTGCATTCAACCATCGCCCTGCTGAAGCAGTTCGACCAGATCAACGAGAAGTTCGCCGAGCCGATGAGCGACGATGAGATGACCGCTCTGCTCGAACAGCAGGGCGAGGTTCAAGAGAAGCTCGATGCGGCGAATGCCTGGGACCTCGATAGCCGGCTCGAGATGGCGATGGACGCGCTTCGATGTCCGTCCGGCGAGACGCCTATCAAGATTCTCTCCGGCGGCGAGCGGCGACGAGTTGCGCTGTGCCGCCTTTTGTTGAAGCAGCCTGACATACTCTTGCTGGACGAGCCGACCAATCACCTCGATGCGGAATCGGTGGGCTGGCTCGAACAGCATCTCAAAAAATATCCGGGTACGGTCATCGCCGTGACTCACGACCGCTACTTTCTCGACAACGTTGCCGGTTGGATCCTGGAGCTTGATCAGGGTCGAGGCATCCCGTGGGAAGGCAACTACTCGTCGTGGCTCGAACAAAAACAGCTACGGTTAGCGAATGAAGAAAAGAGCGAATCGCAGCGGCAGAAAACGCTTCAACGCGAGCTCGAGTGGATTCGCATGTCGCCCAAAGGCCGCCACGCAAAGTCCAAGGCTCGCATCAGCTCTTATGAAGCCCTGCTCTCGCAGGAAAGTGAATCGCGAGCCCGAGAGCTTGAGATATACATACCGCCCGGCCCGCGACTCGGCGATGTCGTCATCGAAGCGAAAGACGTCAGCAAAGCTTACGGCGACAACCTGCTGATCGAAGGCATGTCATTCTCGCTTCCAGCCGGCGGAATCATCGGCGTGATCGGTCCGAACGGCGCCGGCAAGACCACGCTATTCAGAATGATCACCGGCCAGGAAGCGCCCGACGGCGGGATGATGCGAATTGGTGAAACGGTGAAGCTCGGCTACGTCGATCAAAGCCGCGACACGCTCGATGCGAACAAGACGATTTGGGAAGAGATCTCGGGCGGCAACGATATGATCGAGCTTGGTAAGCGGCAGGTGAACTCGCGCGCTTATGTGGCCCGATTCAATTTTTCGGGCGCCGATCAGCAGAAGAAAGTGGGCTCGCTATCGGGAGGCGAGCGCAATCGGGTTCACCTGGCGAAGATGTTAAAAGAAGTCGCGAACGTCCTGCTGCTCGACGAGCCGACCAACGACCTGGACGTGAACACGATGCGCGCGCTTGAAGAAGCGCTCGAAAACTTCGCGGGCTGCGCGGTCGTCATCAGCCACGACCGGTGGTTTCTGGACCGCATAGCAACGCACATTCTGGCGTTCGAAGGGGAGAGCCACGTCGAGTGGTTCGACGGCAACTATTCGGAGTACGAAGCAGATCGAAGGGCGAGGCTGGGCGCCGCAGCCGATCAGCCTCATCGAATCAAGTACCGGCAGTTGACGAGGAGTTAA
- a CDS encoding DUF885 domain-containing protein, with translation GVVCVFFGGGAAVGPPEVGPGPALGAGAGAATEGPPLHAQKGEKMRKLWAFTLIAAMTACTSTKTTEQTMNNSGDNELKKIHDAYVVEFLRRNPTVNTYLGGAGLDPSLRDVDGTLRDHSAAALEAEDRWLAETQKSFESIDPNTLSANLRIDREVALAQIRFLLRQHQARRYQERALDTYTDEPFRAIDWQLQGMTQTGEKTYGTADEWSLVAKRVSAIPRFLGVAEEQLLAGIKSNNTPDFRMLTRNGINTSEADEKYFDATLPKLAEERIAGTQREELLAQIRNASKEAAGAYRALRDFVAKTFFDDVATAKVKPQFAGDRFAMGEAEYDWALKNNFRIDKTAAQLYEEAWPIVEATQREMIELAREIGKSHGWTLPAEGSAAVRAILDELSKDYPKSDAEMVSWYRDAAFRLVEYARKTGIFDVPADYKLEVVETPAPLRASIDGAAYYPAPPFKTTGVGRFYVTPTDNDLAALKSNNRSALADLSAHEGFPGHDWYYKVMTQYKAQIGAVRWLTPGAVEDSSSMWEDSMPSEGWALYSEALMAEPQPGAPQGFYTPEERLYQLQGKLYRDLRVRVDTGIHTGRMSYDDAVDLFSQVVDFLPGSCRDATATAKDDKRASCKSAEGAIFRYSKWPTQAITYRLGKDQIYALREEAAKLLGDRFSAKTFHLLFIKQGTIPAGYFRDELLRELRESK, from the coding sequence GGGGTGTGGTGTGTGTTTTTTTCGGGGGGGGGGCGGCGGTGGGGCCCCCCGAGGTTGGCCCCGGCCCGGCGCTCGGTGCCGGCGCGGGGGCGGCCACGGAGGGCCCGCCCCTACATGCTCAGAAAGGTGAGAAGATGAGAAAACTTTGGGCATTCACATTGATCGCAGCGATGACGGCATGCACATCAACGAAGACGACGGAACAGACAATGAACAACTCGGGTGACAACGAGCTCAAAAAGATTCACGACGCATACGTCGTTGAATTTCTGCGGCGCAACCCGACCGTCAACACCTACCTTGGAGGCGCAGGGCTCGATCCCTCGCTGCGTGATGTCGACGGCACATTGCGCGATCACTCTGCGGCGGCGCTTGAAGCTGAAGACCGCTGGCTCGCAGAAACGCAGAAGTCGTTCGAGAGCATCGACCCTAATACTCTTTCGGCAAACCTGCGAATAGACCGCGAAGTTGCGCTAGCTCAGATTCGGTTCCTGCTTCGTCAGCATCAAGCGCGCCGCTATCAGGAGCGCGCGCTTGACACCTACACCGATGAGCCGTTCCGCGCGATCGACTGGCAGTTGCAGGGGATGACTCAGACTGGCGAGAAGACTTATGGCACGGCGGACGAATGGTCGCTTGTTGCCAAACGCGTGAGCGCGATCCCTCGCTTTCTGGGCGTCGCAGAGGAACAGTTGCTGGCTGGAATCAAGTCAAACAACACGCCTGATTTCCGAATGCTCACCCGGAACGGCATAAACACTTCCGAAGCCGACGAGAAGTACTTTGACGCGACGTTGCCGAAGCTTGCCGAAGAAAGAATCGCCGGTACGCAGCGAGAAGAGTTACTGGCCCAAATTCGCAACGCCTCAAAAGAGGCGGCTGGAGCCTATCGAGCGTTGCGGGACTTCGTAGCGAAGACCTTCTTTGACGACGTGGCTACGGCGAAGGTCAAGCCGCAATTCGCCGGCGATCGATTCGCGATGGGTGAAGCCGAGTACGACTGGGCTCTCAAGAACAACTTCCGCATCGATAAGACCGCGGCTCAGCTCTACGAAGAGGCGTGGCCGATCGTCGAAGCGACGCAGAGAGAGATGATCGAACTCGCGCGTGAGATCGGAAAGTCGCACGGTTGGACTCTTCCCGCGGAAGGCTCGGCTGCGGTGCGCGCGATTTTGGATGAGTTGTCGAAGGACTATCCGAAGTCCGATGCCGAGATGGTTTCGTGGTACCGGGATGCCGCGTTTCGCCTGGTTGAATATGCGCGCAAGACCGGAATCTTCGACGTGCCCGCCGACTACAAGCTCGAGGTCGTCGAGACGCCTGCGCCGTTGCGAGCTTCAATCGATGGCGCAGCCTACTATCCTGCTCCTCCGTTTAAGACCACCGGTGTCGGCCGCTTCTACGTGACGCCTACGGACAACGACCTCGCCGCGTTGAAGTCGAACAATCGCTCCGCGCTTGCCGACCTGTCCGCGCACGAAGGCTTTCCGGGCCACGACTGGTATTACAAAGTCATGACTCAGTACAAAGCTCAAATCGGCGCCGTGCGATGGCTCACGCCGGGGGCGGTCGAAGACTCGTCGTCGATGTGGGAAGACTCGATGCCGTCAGAAGGATGGGCGCTTTATTCCGAGGCGTTGATGGCTGAGCCTCAGCCGGGCGCTCCGCAGGGTTTCTACACTCCGGAAGAAAGGCTGTATCAGTTGCAGGGCAAGCTCTACCGCGATCTGCGAGTTCGCGTAGACACGGGCATTCACACCGGCCGGATGAGCTACGACGACGCGGTCGATCTGTTCTCCCAGGTAGTCGATTTTCTTCCGGGCTCGTGCCGCGACGCCACGGCGACCGCGAAGGACGATAAGCGAGCGAGCTGCAAGTCGGCCGAGGGCGCGATCTTTCGCTATTCGAAGTGGCCGACTCAAGCGATCACCTATCGGCTGGGCAAAGACCAGATCTACGCGCTTCGAGAGGAAGCCGCAAAGCTTCTGGGAGATCGTTTCTCGGCCAAGACGTTTCATCTTCTTTTCATCAAGCAGGGAACAATCCCGGCCGGATACTTTCGCGATGAACTGCTGCGCGAGCTTCGTGAGTCGAAGTGA
- a CDS encoding ABC transporter ATP-binding protein, translated as MGMHFSFGPALPGNKRPTLQARFAALGYIAPLIKLVWETHRGYTIAMALLRLMRSAIPVATLWVAKLIIDTVVASRESSPDFARLWKLVAFEIVIMTTGDVLARMSSLVESLLGDLFSNHTSVRLMEHAATLDLSHFEDPAFYDHLERARRQTTGRIGLLTQLLTIGQDGLTLISLGAALIVYSPWLLLLLAIAVLPSFFGETHFASLEYSMQFRWTPERRQLDYLRYVAASDKTAKEVQLFGLSHWLIERFRALSARFYDENKKLSIRKAYVSTALSLIGTLGYYSAYVIILARAVNGVISIGELTFIAGSFARSRGLIQGLLMGAGGIYQQCLYLKDLFDFFDMKPSIASPPGAPPVPRPIREGFVFEDIGFRYPGSDAWAVRHVSFTLRPGERVAFVGENGAGKTTLTKLLARLYDPTEGRLLLDGVDLREYDIHSVRRAIGVIFQDFVKYDLRFDENVGVGEIDEVRSYLDRASANEKERDSIVAADGNGEVPGAIVSASEKSQASSLLPRFAKGYKQMLGRRFDEGVELSGGEWQKIALARAYMRDAQVLILDEPTASLDARAEYEVFIRFSKLVAGRMAVIISHRFSTVRMADRIIVLQNGTVVEDGSHEDLVAASGLYAELFALQAEGYR; from the coding sequence ATGGGCATGCATTTCTCTTTCGGTCCGGCGCTTCCCGGCAACAAGCGGCCGACTCTCCAGGCGCGTTTCGCCGCGCTCGGCTACATCGCTCCATTGATCAAGCTCGTTTGGGAGACGCATCGCGGCTACACGATCGCGATGGCATTGCTGCGTCTGATGCGATCCGCCATTCCGGTCGCTACGCTTTGGGTCGCGAAGCTGATAATCGACACGGTGGTTGCTTCGCGTGAATCATCTCCGGATTTCGCGAGGCTTTGGAAACTCGTCGCTTTCGAAATCGTCATCATGACCACCGGCGATGTTCTTGCAAGAATGTCGTCGCTGGTTGAAAGTTTGCTGGGCGACCTGTTCTCAAACCATACAAGCGTGCGATTGATGGAGCATGCTGCCACGCTCGACCTTTCGCACTTCGAAGACCCGGCATTCTACGATCATCTCGAACGCGCGCGGCGGCAGACAACCGGCCGCATTGGGTTGCTGACCCAGCTTCTGACAATCGGGCAAGACGGCCTCACGTTGATATCGCTCGGCGCCGCGCTGATAGTGTACAGCCCCTGGCTTTTGCTGCTGCTTGCTATCGCAGTGCTGCCCAGCTTCTTTGGTGAGACTCACTTCGCTTCACTCGAGTATTCGATGCAGTTTCGCTGGACGCCCGAGCGCAGACAGCTCGACTATCTGCGTTATGTCGCAGCCAGCGACAAGACCGCGAAAGAGGTCCAACTCTTCGGGCTCTCTCACTGGCTGATAGAGCGGTTCCGCGCCCTCTCCGCGCGGTTTTATGACGAGAACAAAAAGCTTTCGATTCGCAAAGCGTACGTCAGCACGGCTCTGTCGTTGATAGGGACGCTTGGCTACTACAGCGCGTACGTAATCATACTGGCGCGTGCGGTGAACGGTGTGATCTCGATCGGCGAGCTGACCTTTATAGCGGGGTCGTTCGCGCGAAGTCGAGGATTGATCCAGGGACTGTTGATGGGCGCGGGCGGAATCTATCAACAGTGTCTCTACCTTAAGGACCTGTTCGATTTCTTTGATATGAAACCGTCGATCGCTTCTCCGCCCGGCGCGCCGCCGGTGCCGCGGCCCATCCGTGAAGGGTTCGTGTTCGAGGACATCGGCTTTCGCTATCCCGGGAGCGACGCGTGGGCGGTGCGGCATGTGAGCTTCACGTTGCGACCTGGTGAGCGCGTCGCGTTCGTGGGCGAAAACGGCGCCGGCAAGACCACGCTTACCAAGCTGCTCGCGCGGTTGTACGATCCAACCGAAGGGCGACTTTTGTTGGACGGGGTCGATCTTCGAGAGTATGACATTCATTCGGTGCGGCGCGCGATCGGGGTGATCTTTCAAGACTTCGTAAAGTACGATTTGCGTTTTGATGAGAACGTCGGCGTCGGCGAGATCGACGAAGTCCGCTCATATCTCGACCGGGCCAGCGCAAACGAAAAAGAACGCGACTCGATTGTAGCGGCTGACGGTAACGGCGAAGTGCCGGGCGCGATTGTTTCCGCCTCGGAGAAGTCGCAGGCCTCCTCGCTGCTGCCGCGATTCGCAAAAGGCTACAAACAGATGCTGGGCCGGCGTTTCGACGAGGGAGTCGAGCTTTCGGGCGGCGAATGGCAAAAGATTGCGCTTGCTCGCGCGTACATGCGCGACGCGCAGGTGCTGATTCTTGACGAGCCGACGGCTTCGCTTGATGCGCGAGCCGAGTACGAGGTCTTCATTCGGTTCTCGAAGCTGGTGGCGGGACGGATGGCGGTGATCATTTCGCACCGCTTCTCGACGGTTAGGATGGCTGACAGGATCATCGTTCTTCAGAACGGAACTGTCGTCGAAGACGGATCTCACGAAGACTTAGTCGCAGCGAGCGGGTTGTACGCCGAGCTGTTCGCGTTGCAAGCGGAAGGGTATCGATAG
- a CDS encoding protein-methionine-sulfoxide reductase heme-binding subunit MsrQ, which translates to MIFISSAVPLSLLGWDWYHHRLGANPTEFATRTTGALTLLFLILSLAVTPLRKALGLPWMIKFRRLLGLYAFFYGCVHLLTYVWFDKFFGFGPIGEDIVKRPFITVGMASFLMLVPLALTSTQKSIKRLGGKRWNRLHRLVYLSAAGGVIHYYMLVKADTREPILFGVAVAVLLGYRVLNKFLPHLTQRTPSRAQR; encoded by the coding sequence GTGATTTTCATCAGCAGCGCGGTGCCGCTCTCGCTGCTCGGGTGGGACTGGTATCACCACCGCCTCGGCGCAAACCCGACGGAATTCGCAACTCGCACGACCGGCGCTCTGACGCTGTTGTTCTTGATACTCTCGCTTGCGGTGACGCCGCTCCGCAAAGCGCTCGGCCTTCCATGGATGATCAAGTTCCGACGGCTGCTCGGGCTGTACGCGTTCTTCTACGGCTGCGTTCACCTGCTGACCTACGTTTGGTTCGATAAGTTTTTTGGCTTCGGGCCGATCGGCGAAGACATCGTCAAACGCCCTTTCATCACCGTTGGCATGGCGAGCTTCCTGATGCTGGTGCCCCTCGCGCTGACTTCAACTCAAAAGAGCATCAAGCGGCTGGGAGGCAAGCGATGGAACCGGCTGCACAGGCTTGTTTACCTGTCAGCAGCCGGCGGCGTGATTCACTACTACATGCTTGTGAAGGCGGATACTCGAGAGCCAATCTTGTTTGGCGTGGCAGTCGCGGTCTTGTTAGGCTACCGGGTGCTTAACAAATTCCTTCCTCACCTGACTCAGCGAACCCCCTCGCGCGCGCAGCGTTAG
- the msrP gene encoding protein-methionine-sulfoxide reductase catalytic subunit MsrP has translation MLIKKPGDIKSSEITGKELYLKRRMFIRGAALAGGAVATGLVYRYFTSHGEETQAGEKIADVQAPPQTAPPLNEKNTSYEDITHYNNFYEFSTDKLEVASKAKRFVTRPWTVAVEGLVNKPRVFDIDDLLKISPPEERIYRHRCVERWSMVIPWVGFPLAKLLDEVQPLSQAKYVAFESLADPKQMPNLSSDVLDWPYIEGLRLDEAMHPLTILASGLYGETLPPQNGAPLRLVVPWKYGFKGLKSIVRIRLVEDEPPTAWNIAGPSEYGFYSNVNPNRDHPRWSQKAERRIGEFGLRDTLMFNGYGDQVAQLYGGMDLKKYY, from the coding sequence ATGTTGATCAAGAAACCCGGCGACATCAAGAGCAGCGAGATCACCGGCAAGGAGTTGTACCTAAAACGCCGGATGTTCATCCGCGGCGCAGCTCTTGCCGGCGGCGCAGTCGCCACCGGACTTGTCTATCGATACTTCACCAGTCACGGCGAAGAGACTCAAGCGGGAGAAAAGATCGCCGATGTCCAAGCGCCCCCGCAAACGGCTCCTCCGCTCAATGAGAAAAACACCTCGTACGAAGACATAACCCACTACAACAACTTCTACGAGTTCTCGACCGACAAGCTCGAGGTGGCGAGCAAGGCCAAACGGTTCGTGACTCGTCCGTGGACGGTGGCCGTGGAAGGTCTAGTCAACAAACCGCGCGTTTTTGACATCGACGATCTGTTGAAGATCAGCCCGCCCGAAGAGCGCATCTATCGTCATCGCTGCGTCGAACGCTGGTCGATGGTGATTCCCTGGGTGGGCTTTCCGCTCGCGAAACTGCTCGATGAAGTGCAACCGCTGTCTCAAGCGAAGTACGTCGCTTTTGAATCGCTCGCAGATCCGAAGCAGATGCCAAACCTCAGCTCGGACGTTCTCGATTGGCCGTACATCGAAGGACTGCGATTGGATGAAGCAATGCACCCGCTGACGATTCTCGCGAGCGGGCTGTACGGCGAAACGTTGCCGCCTCAAAACGGCGCGCCGCTCAGACTGGTTGTGCCGTGGAAGTATGGCTTCAAGGGACTCAAGTCGATCGTGAGAATCAGGCTTGTCGAAGATGAACCACCGACGGCCTGGAACATCGCGGGCCCGAGCGAGTACGGCTTCTACTCGAATGTGAATCCGAACCGCGACCACCCGCGCTGGAGCCAAAAGGCCGAGCGTCGCATCGGCGAGTTCGGCTTGAGAGACACGTTGATGTTCAACGGCTACGGTGACCAGGTCGCGCAGCTTTACGGCGGGATGGATTTGAAGAAGTACTACTGA
- a CDS encoding HAD-IA family hydrolase — MDFDCFLFDFDGTLAYSEPAYRAAFLHSIERHTGVLPNDVEFSDFWNVPPHDVLRRYGAELLDEMYASFEEHYYATHHHHLIAYQGIEELLSSLNEQGASVGIVSLKPRRAGELELDMIGLRRLISLAVWGDDVESPKPEPDGVIRAMAGLGADPRSTLVIGDSPADIMMGRAAGTRTAAALWGGSSREQLLQTSPDLALDEPADLLRATLSGSRIAS; from the coding sequence ATGGATTTCGATTGCTTCCTCTTTGACTTCGACGGAACGCTTGCTTACTCCGAGCCCGCGTATCGCGCGGCGTTTCTTCATTCGATCGAGCGACACACTGGAGTCCTGCCCAACGACGTCGAGTTTAGCGATTTCTGGAACGTGCCTCCTCACGACGTGCTCAGACGCTACGGTGCGGAGCTGCTCGACGAGATGTACGCGAGTTTCGAAGAGCACTACTACGCAACGCATCACCATCACTTGATCGCCTATCAGGGTATTGAAGAGTTGCTGTCGTCGCTGAACGAGCAGGGAGCGAGCGTCGGGATCGTATCGCTCAAGCCTCGTCGCGCGGGCGAGCTGGAACTGGACATGATTGGACTGCGGCGGCTCATAAGTCTCGCGGTGTGGGGCGACGATGTCGAGAGCCCTAAGCCGGAACCCGACGGCGTGATTCGCGCGATGGCCGGTCTTGGAGCTGATCCTCGATCGACGCTTGTCATCGGCGACAGCCCGGCTGACATAATGATGGGGCGGGCGGCGGGAACGCGAACGGCGGCGGCGTTGTGGGGCGGCTCGAGCCGCGAACAATTGCTTCAGACTTCGCCCGACCTGGCGCTAGACGAGCCAGCGGACTTGCTGAGAGCGACATTGTCGGGCAGCAGAATTGCATCGTAA
- a CDS encoding acetyl-CoA carboxylase carboxyltransferase subunit alpha, with amino-acid sequence MVERKKEMDPVGSLDEIHRRLKESGAANLTAEPGTPDAWDRVKLARHPNRPYTLDYVGLLFTDFFEIHGDRRFGDDPAMITGFAHFHGDPCVVIGHQKGRTTKQRQHRNFGMPKPEGYRKALRAMKFAEKFQRPIFCLIDTPGAYPGIDAEERGQAEAIAYNLREMARLRVPVIVTVTGEGGSGGALAIGLGDRVLMLENSIYSVISPESCSAILWRDQAHAEEAAHALRLTAPDLLEFGLIDKIVPEPEGGAHMNHEEAGSLLDASLSDALRSVRDLSCEERIARRYDKFRTMGEFEERTDQTHG; translated from the coding sequence ATGGTAGAGCGAAAGAAGGAGATGGACCCGGTCGGCTCGCTCGACGAGATCCATCGTCGACTCAAGGAGTCCGGCGCGGCCAATCTTACTGCCGAGCCCGGGACACCCGACGCCTGGGACCGGGTGAAGCTCGCGCGCCATCCGAATCGTCCTTACACGCTCGACTATGTCGGGCTGCTGTTCACGGATTTCTTCGAGATACACGGCGACCGCCGCTTCGGCGACGACCCGGCGATGATCACCGGCTTCGCCCACTTCCACGGCGATCCTTGCGTGGTTATTGGGCATCAGAAGGGCCGCACGACTAAACAGCGCCAGCACCGCAACTTTGGCATGCCTAAACCCGAAGGCTATCGCAAGGCGCTGCGCGCGATGAAGTTCGCCGAGAAATTTCAGCGCCCGATATTCTGTTTGATCGACACGCCCGGCGCTTATCCCGGCATCGACGCCGAAGAGCGCGGTCAGGCTGAAGCCATCGCTTACAACCTCCGCGAGATGGCGAGGCTGCGCGTGCCGGTGATAGTGACCGTCACCGGAGAAGGCGGGTCAGGCGGCGCGCTCGCAATCGGGCTGGGTGATCGGGTGTTGATGCTCGAGAACTCGATCTATTCGGTGATCTCGCCCGAATCCTGCTCGGCGATACTATGGCGCGATCAGGCACACGCAGAAGAAGCGGCCCACGCTTTGCGATTGACCGCGCCCGACCTGCTCGAGTTCGGATTGATCGACAAGATCGTCCCCGAGCCTGAGGGCGGCGCGCATATGAATCACGAGGAAGCTGGCAGTCTGCTGGACGCGTCTCTTTCGGACGCGCTGCGGTCGGTGCGCGATCTCAGTTGCGAGGAGCGCATCGCACGGCGCTACGACAAGTTCCGCACGATGGGCGAGTTCGAAGAGCGCACGGACCAGACCCACGGTTGA